GTAGAACTTATCAATGCAGTTTCTCTTATCCCAATTCTATCTACTCCAACTCCAGACACAACCATTGACACATTAATTCCTCCTTGATATAAACTTCCTTTTGCTTTGGTTTTTTCATAAGGAAATTGAGCAACTTTGTTTGGCGTGCCATTATCACCAATAAAAATAATAATTGTATTTGCTCTTTCTTCTGCGGATAAACTACTAAGAAAACGCCCCATTTCTGTATCTAAAGCTTCTAAAGCTGATAAATAATAAGGTAAAGGATTTGCGTTTATAGAAGCATCATCTGTTGGTAAACTTCCTTGAGAATGTAAATCTGTTGGCGCTAAGTGAAAAGGTGTATGAGGAGCATTGTATGCCATCCATAAAAACCAAGGCTTTGTTTGTTGTGCTGTCCAATCAATAGCTAAATCTGTTAATTTTGTGGTTGCATATTCTGTAGAAAGTGAACTTGTTCCGTTTTCATATAACGTCCAATTATTATAATCAGGAACACCTCCATTTAAAATCCCTGCATAATAATCTACACCCATTTTTATAGGATCGTTTGCATCTTTTGATAAATGCCATTTACCAATAATTGCCGTTGATTATGCATCGTTAGAATTATCCTTTATATATTTTTGTAAA
The window above is part of the Polaribacter sp. SA4-12 genome. Proteins encoded here:
- a CDS encoding sulfatase-like hydrolase/transferase produces the protein MGVDYYAGILNGGVPDYNNWTLYENGTSSLSTEYATTKLTDLAIDWTAQQTKPWFLWMAYNAPHTPFHLAPTDLHSQGSLPTDDASINANPLPYYLSALEALDTEMGRFLSSLSAEERANTIIIFIGDNGTPNKVAQFPYEKTKAKGSLYQGGINVSMVVSGVGVDRIGIRETALISSTDLYTTIGNIASVTTTEIYNSTSFYDLFTDKKQPKENLSIQKKKMCTLLEVLIINT